In Victivallaceae bacterium, a single window of DNA contains:
- the murD gene encoding UDP-N-acetylmuramoyl-L-alanine--D-glutamate ligase, with amino-acid sequence MKQNKIAILGLGKSGQSVLRYLVFRGERPLCIDSSNEVLSALQCKDGCLDVLRDDQDIPEDVVVIVRSPGIKDNHLWIQQAIFKKIPITTEFEMAFKHRRLKYPLTHCLGVTGTNGKTTTVLFIEHLLNICGVKTLSAGNIGTPFLNVCDYPDISCFVLEMSSFQISHFMENIPFLSAAAVLNLSKNHLDYHGSMERYIEAKTKIRNYILPHGDLYVGKGVPMLASEVSVAECVEEFLDILEAEEKLTDSLYPHDLENYAVGYKLAKHITRISETSLTEAVCTFVKPEHRLEPVLQKYGITFINDSKSTTVDSVQKAVLSVNTPQILILGGKNKGGDFSLLRPYLKSRVRTVLVIGESADEIETILKEYCDLIKVPALTDAIDVIKNLMMPGDTVLFSPGCASFDQFANYEERGKVFKKLIFGLKGEEI; translated from the coding sequence ATGAAGCAAAATAAAATCGCTATTTTAGGTCTAGGCAAATCCGGACAATCTGTTCTGCGTTATTTGGTTTTTCGTGGTGAAAGACCGTTATGCATCGACTCGAGCAATGAAGTTTTATCGGCTTTACAATGCAAAGACGGATGCTTGGACGTTCTCCGTGATGATCAAGACATTCCGGAAGACGTAGTGGTAATTGTTCGTTCACCCGGTATAAAAGACAATCATCTATGGATTCAACAGGCTATTTTTAAAAAAATACCGATTACTACCGAATTTGAGATGGCTTTTAAGCATAGGCGTCTGAAATATCCGTTAACTCATTGTTTAGGAGTTACCGGTACGAACGGGAAAACGACAACGGTATTATTTATCGAGCATTTATTGAATATCTGTGGAGTAAAGACTTTATCTGCAGGTAATATAGGGACCCCTTTTCTGAATGTTTGCGATTATCCGGACATTTCATGTTTCGTTTTGGAAATGAGTTCTTTTCAAATAAGCCATTTTATGGAAAACATTCCGTTTTTATCTGCGGCTGCCGTATTGAATTTGTCGAAAAATCACTTGGATTATCACGGCTCTATGGAGCGATATATCGAAGCTAAAACGAAAATACGGAATTATATTCTTCCTCACGGTGATTTGTACGTTGGGAAGGGTGTCCCTATGCTCGCTTCGGAAGTGTCCGTTGCCGAGTGCGTAGAGGAATTTTTAGATATATTGGAAGCCGAAGAAAAGTTAACGGATTCTTTATATCCTCATGATTTGGAGAATTATGCGGTAGGCTATAAGTTGGCCAAGCATATTACTCGAATTTCCGAAACTTCTTTAACGGAAGCTGTTTGTACGTTTGTGAAACCGGAGCATAGATTGGAACCCGTTTTGCAGAAATATGGCATCACGTTTATCAACGACAGTAAATCAACTACCGTCGATTCCGTACAAAAAGCCGTTCTTTCTGTAAATACGCCTCAAATTTTAATCTTGGGAGGTAAAAATAAAGGCGGAGATTTTTCTTTGTTGAGACCTTATTTGAAGTCTAGGGTAAGGACTGTTTTGGTTATAGGAGAATCTGCTGATGAAATCGAAACGATTTTAAAGGAATATTGTGATTTAATAAAGGTGCCGGCTCTTACCGACGCTATTGATGTTATCAAAAATTTGATGATGCCGGGAGATACGGTTTTATTTTCTCCGGGTTGTGCCAGTTTTGATCAATTCGCGAATTATGAAGAGAGAGGAAAAGTGTTTAAGAAATTGATTTTTGGATTGAAGGGAGAAGAAATATGA